From a single Microtus ochrogaster isolate Prairie Vole_2 unplaced genomic scaffold, MicOch1.0 UNK9, whole genome shotgun sequence genomic region:
- the LOC113458213 gene encoding uncharacterized protein LOC113458213, translating to MANPAAGPRTGKPAGSGFAAAARPLQPWGGGRSGQLLTKALPPTARDAAPQTPLPAASLRAAGRAHSRAATGTASEEVPRRRAPGPPRPLPLASAALTGRRLGAGTPARPAARSRSADTRGAGAARAPVERRHPLSPPPSRQPPSPERPSGTPSRAERRGARTGERRGPALWPEERLRQVELPMCEPWLPGFYAPVFWNSSLQGVARQFRFTSCLTHLPLTSAASTVTAAFLQVE from the exons ATGGCGAA CCCGGCCGCGGGACCGAGAACCGGGAAGCCAGCCGGCTCGGGGTTCGCAGCCGCCGCGCGGCCGCTCCAGCCGTGGGGGGGAGGGCGTTCCGGGCAGCTCCTCACAAAGGCGCTTCCTCCCACAGCGCGGGACGCGGCGCCGCAAACTCCGCTCCCCGCCGCCTCCCTGCGAGCGGCCGGGCGCGCGCACAGCCGCGCCGCCACCGGCACAGCCTCGGAGGAAGTTCCGCGCCGCCGGGCCCCCGGGCCCCCGCGCCCCCTTCCCCTCGCCAGCGCCGCACTCACCGGACGACGGCTGGGGGCCGGAACGCCAGCTCGGCCCGCCGCGAGGAGCCGGAGCGCCGACACCAGGGGCGCGGGGGCGGCGCGAGCACCGGTTGAACGCAGGCACCCGCTGAGCCCGCCGCCTTCCCGCCAGCCGCCGAGCCCCGAGAGGCCGAGTGGAACGCCGAGCCGAGCCGAGCGCCGAGGAGCGCGGACCGGAGAGAGGCGCGGGCCCGCTTTGTG GCCGGAGGAGCGACTCAGGCAGGTTGAGCTTCCTATGTGTGAACCCTGGCTCCCCGGCTTCTACGCTCCAGTGTTCTGGAACTCCAGCCTCCAGGGAGTCGCCAGGCAGTTTCGATTCACTTCCTGCCTTACTCATCTGCCTCTAACTAGTGCTGCCTCCACCGTCACCGCTG CTTTCCTTCAGGTCGAATAA